In Ruminiclostridium papyrosolvens DSM 2782, the following proteins share a genomic window:
- a CDS encoding MmcB family DNA repair protein, with product MELNNLEWESEHDLQLDLADYLRKCGFMTFTEVAVPGCENGRVDVVAIKPHMYASKDLRAYEVKLTKQSFYADVSKNKWYKYRGVFHRVYFAIPEGLLRKSDIPDEAGLIVRNDNGWHVVKAPKFHNPEELNINSVLALLYHGYEENKVMRRLKDRISAEENLSLSKKAHSIGHEIARRLDSTKESQIEKWCMELWDLFGKFGFEVPEKIVTCDRFSSERVHLPSIYEIENLLSGTKNLMHDLAAIKAIGKYLENLQYPEESENDTSWYSRKNNRTKALELIG from the coding sequence ATGGAGCTGAATAATTTGGAATGGGAAAGTGAACATGATTTGCAATTAGACCTTGCCGATTATCTTAGGAAGTGTGGGTTTATGACTTTTACAGAGGTAGCAGTACCGGGGTGTGAGAATGGTCGTGTTGATGTTGTCGCTATAAAGCCGCATATGTATGCATCTAAGGATTTAAGGGCATATGAAGTTAAACTCACCAAACAATCATTCTATGCAGATGTAAGTAAAAACAAATGGTATAAGTATAGAGGGGTATTCCATAGAGTTTATTTCGCAATCCCTGAAGGATTACTGAGAAAGTCGGATATTCCTGATGAAGCAGGTCTGATTGTAAGAAATGATAACGGCTGGCACGTTGTAAAAGCACCTAAATTCCATAACCCTGAAGAACTGAATATAAATTCGGTTCTTGCCCTGTTATATCACGGCTATGAGGAAAACAAAGTTATGAGAAGGCTTAAAGACAGAATTTCAGCTGAAGAAAATCTATCTTTAAGTAAAAAAGCTCATAGTATTGGTCATGAAATAGCAAGAAGATTGGACAGCACCAAGGAATCTCAAATTGAAAAATGGTGCATGGAACTATGGGACTTATTTGGAAAATTTGGATTTGAAGTGCCTGAGAAGATAGTAACTTGTGACCGTTTTAGTAGCGAAAGGGTACACTTACCAAGTATTTATGAAATTGAAAATTTATTAAGTGGAACGAAAAATCTTATGCACGATCTGGCAGCGATAAAAGCCATAGGCAAATATCTTGAAAATCTACAATATCCAGAAGAATCTGAAAACGATACAAGTTGGTATAGCCGTAAAAATAACAGGACAAAAGCATTGGAGCTTATAGGCTAA
- a CDS encoding ParB/RepB/Spo0J family partition protein produces the protein MSRFDLASKVNANKGLNDLLGVNPESEIQFLVPTTLNDFPEHPFKPHRGDKFKKLVESIRLLGIISPLIIRKEGLQTLSGHNRRNGAIEAGLNKVPCIVRDIDYDTASIIVVDSNFQQRDDLLISEKAYGYKMKLEAMQRKGKHDDSIGLKSRDIVGREYGDSGSQVQRYLRMTYLTDTLLNMVDENKIAFNIAVEISYLNKVEQELLASFLNDNDINIKMSQAAEMKYYSKNKKLDLVQIKNILVSAPTSKTTYFKLPANNFSKYFEKDANEKQVLDVIEKALKQYFEK, from the coding sequence ATGTCTAGGTTTGATTTAGCTTCCAAGGTAAACGCAAACAAAGGATTAAATGATTTGCTTGGTGTAAATCCTGAGTCTGAAATCCAGTTTCTGGTCCCTACTACTTTAAATGACTTTCCTGAACATCCTTTCAAGCCCCACAGGGGGGACAAATTTAAAAAGCTGGTTGAAAGTATCAGGCTGCTTGGCATTATTAGCCCCCTGATTATCAGAAAAGAGGGGTTGCAGACACTATCAGGTCATAATAGAAGGAATGGAGCCATTGAAGCTGGATTGAACAAAGTGCCATGTATTGTAAGGGATATTGATTACGACACTGCTTCTATAATTGTCGTAGACAGCAATTTTCAGCAAAGGGATGATCTGTTGATAAGTGAAAAGGCCTATGGATATAAAATGAAGCTGGAGGCCATGCAGCGTAAAGGTAAGCATGACGATTCCATAGGATTGAAGAGCAGAGATATTGTTGGCCGGGAATATGGCGATTCAGGCTCACAGGTTCAAAGATACTTAAGAATGACATACCTTACAGACACTCTTTTAAATATGGTAGATGAAAACAAAATAGCATTTAATATTGCTGTTGAAATCAGTTATTTAAATAAGGTTGAACAAGAGCTGCTTGCCTCATTTCTGAATGATAATGACATAAATATAAAGATGTCACAGGCAGCAGAAATGAAGTATTATAGCAAAAATAAAAAGCTTGATCTTGTTCAGATAAAAAACATACTTGTTTCAGCTCCAACTAGCAAGACTACATATTTTAAGCTGCCGGCTAATAATTTTTCGAAATATTTTGAGAAGGATGCAAATGAAAAACAGGTACTGGATGTTATAGAAAAGGCTTTGAAGCAGTATTTTGAGAAGTGA
- a CDS encoding ParA family protein: MGRIIAIANQKGGVGKTTTASNLADGLVQKGKKVLKVDMDPQGNLTMSSGIETEINDRQDGLITLSEVMLEKMNNDRIPEKQEFIIKTGQADLIPADMSLSGVELALVNTMSREYVLKEILESIRNLYDYILVDCCPSLGMLTVNSLTAADSVIIPVQAEFLSLKGLELLVQTISRIKRQINKALEIEGILITMFNRQTILSRQIKEILENNYGCNIRIFQTLIPKSIKVAEAPIEGMSVLQYSPNNIVAHAYRGLTEEILNV, encoded by the coding sequence ATGGGTAGAATAATTGCGATTGCAAATCAAAAGGGTGGAGTTGGAAAGACTACAACGGCATCCAATCTGGCAGACGGATTAGTACAGAAGGGTAAAAAGGTTCTGAAGGTGGACATGGATCCTCAGGGCAATCTGACCATGAGCTCCGGAATAGAAACGGAGATTAATGACCGACAAGACGGCTTGATTACCCTTTCGGAAGTAATGTTAGAAAAAATGAATAATGACAGGATTCCGGAGAAGCAGGAATTTATAATTAAGACTGGGCAGGCAGATTTAATACCTGCAGACATGTCTTTGTCCGGAGTTGAACTTGCTCTGGTTAATACTATGTCCCGTGAATATGTTCTCAAGGAAATCTTGGAGAGTATCAGGAATTTATATGACTATATTCTGGTTGATTGTTGCCCAAGCCTTGGAATGCTGACAGTTAATAGCTTGACCGCTGCTGATAGTGTAATAATACCTGTTCAGGCGGAATTCTTGAGCTTGAAGGGGTTGGAGTTACTTGTCCAGACCATTTCCAGAATCAAAAGGCAGATTAACAAAGCCCTTGAAATTGAAGGAATCCTTATTACTATGTTCAACAGGCAGACAATTTTATCCCGACAGATAAAGGAGATACTTGAGAACAACTATGGTTGTAATATCAGGATTTTTCAAACGCTGATACCCAAGTCAATTAAGGTTGCAGAAGCACCCATTGAAGGTATGAGTGTCCTTCAGTATTCTCCCAATAATATAGTGGCCCATGCATACAGAGGGCTGACGGAGGAGATATTGAATGTCTAG
- a CDS encoding DUF5348 domain-containing protein, whose translation MNSNYLNASERLERAKTDIKSLWEEGQNDNKGFENKQAYRILENIIENMDTAIYKLKRYSMEAIEGELLEDSYLDKFELIRNDNGKGIGYSFSCGDYLEVFDNESREWYAGRVEHTTRNGVTGYYFYCNELGHPFLYGGLRARVRRDE comes from the coding sequence ATGAATAGTAATTATCTCAATGCGTCGGAACGATTGGAACGTGCAAAGACTGATATTAAAAGCTTATGGGAAGAAGGACAGAACGATAATAAAGGCTTTGAGAACAAACAGGCATACCGAATACTTGAGAATATTATTGAAAATATGGACACAGCAATATATAAGCTAAAAAGATATTCCATGGAAGCTATTGAGGGTGAACTACTGGAAGATTCATATCTGGATAAGTTTGAATTGATAAGAAATGATAACGGAAAAGGAATTGGTTATTCCTTTAGTTGTGGAGACTATTTAGAGGTTTTCGACAATGAAAGCCGGGAATGGTATGCAGGAAGAGTGGAGCATACCACCAGGAACGGCGTTACCGGGTACTACTTTTATTGCAATGAGCTGGGGCATCCTTTTTTATACGGTGGATTGAGGGCAAGGGTTCGCAGGGATGAATAA
- a CDS encoding helix-turn-helix transcriptional regulator translates to MNDLRNWLRKIRDELNLTQAEVAKRVGVTRQFIGMIESGAATPHPETAKIIATSLDLEKYGFDWTKFYSLTDQKEGKELDCIPEADKSK, encoded by the coding sequence GTGAATGACTTGAGAAATTGGTTAAGAAAAATTCGTGATGAGTTAAATTTAACTCAAGCAGAGGTAGCGAAAAGGGTAGGAGTCACTCGACAATTTATAGGTATGATTGAATCAGGAGCTGCTACTCCTCATCCTGAAACTGCAAAAATAATAGCCACTTCTTTAGATTTGGAGAAGTATGGCTTCGATTGGACAAAGTTTTATTCTCTTACTGATCAAAAAGAAGGTAAAGAATTGGATTGTATACCGGAAGCCGACAAAAGTAAGTAA
- a CDS encoding helix-turn-helix domain-containing protein, producing the protein MVGDILKTIREEKKITQDQIAQLLNIKRQTYSSYERNKSLPDINILSKLADYFNVSTDYLLGRSDIMNYDEYKDLLISTTKIEGLSDDEKQLLNSYRKLSFEFKAEIRGEIKGILRTSQDQSSSSGSESNKKII; encoded by the coding sequence ATGGTTGGAGATATTCTAAAAACTATAAGAGAAGAAAAAAAAATAACTCAAGATCAAATTGCTCAGTTATTAAATATTAAAAGGCAAACCTATAGTTCTTATGAAAGAAATAAAAGTCTGCCAGATATTAATATTCTATCAAAGTTAGCAGATTATTTTAATGTTTCAACCGATTATTTACTTGGGCGTTCAGATATCATGAACTATGATGAATATAAAGATTTATTAATAAGCACAACAAAAATTGAAGGTTTATCCGACGATGAAAAACAATTATTAAATTCTTATAGGAAATTATCTTTTGAATTCAAAGCAGAAATCAGAGGCGAAATTAAGGGAATTTTAAGAACCAGCCAAGACCAATCCTCTTCATCAGGAAGTGAAAGCAACAAAAAAATAATTTAG
- a CDS encoding NPCBM/NEW2 domain-containing protein: protein MKKRMLIQILAGIVIISSIPLITSGASTKRKIDVIYQGIKVVVDNVEKKVSPEPFIYNGEVYVPAKAIAGTLNKKYTFKNNKVYISNTGSAVKEYREIDLAKKPYISADSGELIKVETTDDKVPSTNIYYNPIEQDGTYTIVYALNGLAKTLSGSVGHLSQWGSDKPEMQLSFYDENDKLLYSTGVLKKGMDLLPVNINVTGALQIKIKITVNGSESYVDSYPGIKNLKILTTDY from the coding sequence ATGAAAAAAAGAATGTTAATTCAAATTTTAGCAGGCATTGTTATCATTTCATCAATTCCATTAATAACATCTGGTGCATCTACCAAAAGAAAAATCGATGTAATTTATCAGGGAATTAAAGTAGTAGTTGACAATGTTGAAAAGAAAGTCTCCCCAGAACCATTTATTTATAATGGAGAAGTATATGTTCCTGCGAAGGCAATCGCTGGAACTCTAAACAAAAAGTATACCTTTAAAAATAATAAAGTATACATCAGTAATACCGGTTCAGCAGTAAAAGAATACAGAGAGATTGATTTAGCAAAAAAACCATACATAAGTGCTGATTCCGGTGAACTTATTAAAGTTGAAACAACAGATGACAAAGTTCCATCTACCAATATCTATTATAACCCAATTGAGCAAGATGGTACATATACTATAGTTTACGCTCTAAACGGTCTTGCAAAAACATTGTCAGGTAGCGTAGGACACCTTAGCCAATGGGGTAGCGACAAACCAGAAATGCAATTATCATTTTATGATGAAAACGATAAACTCCTGTATTCGACTGGTGTACTGAAAAAAGGAATGGATTTGCTTCCAGTCAATATCAACGTAACTGGTGCTCTACAGATAAAAATTAAAATCACTGTTAATGGTTCTGAGTCTTATGTTGATAGTTATCCTGGTATAAAGAATTTGAAAATATTAACAACAGACTATTAA
- a CDS encoding DUF2726 domain-containing protein → MINENLKPVMNTSEANVERLIETYLEPYSNELKLRGKTPVKDVFTLPQYVEGEIFTYYLMAHFDFVICSMSSNRPLLAIEYDGPYHDEEDTERRDELKNYLCNLTGFRLMRISYTNELKDIVKIIDVIKEIAGLSQTNTPNKQTANYISQNPNTYIQPPSYKKPAFRKKAFSGANRKKYDSVTFGDVMRSLLVSVKRTRIFRLYQSYVRLLGIILLIALVYAGINDLKERHIFDRSSSPTTENHSSSQASTKNSATTPSAKNLVLSFVVGKHPGSKGTYIEIRDGSKTIASSIYKEGTKMEFFKNKQVIISKAGSKSKAVQLTHDIINLEVANNYTKVIQGKKSYSGLRKFRYDFKNGKILKRSK, encoded by the coding sequence ATGATAAATGAAAATTTAAAGCCTGTAATGAATACTTCAGAAGCAAATGTTGAAAGACTTATAGAAACATATTTAGAACCCTATAGCAACGAGCTCAAGCTCAGAGGCAAAACACCCGTAAAGGATGTTTTTACTCTTCCCCAGTATGTGGAAGGTGAAATTTTTACATATTACCTAATGGCACATTTTGATTTTGTAATATGCTCTATGTCAAGTAACAGACCTCTTTTGGCAATTGAGTATGACGGTCCCTATCATGATGAGGAAGATACCGAACGACGGGACGAGCTCAAAAACTATCTGTGTAATCTGACAGGCTTCAGGCTCATGAGAATATCATATACAAATGAACTTAAAGATATTGTAAAAATAATTGACGTAATTAAAGAAATCGCAGGCTTATCTCAGACAAACACCCCCAATAAGCAAACTGCAAATTATATATCTCAAAATCCAAATACTTATATACAGCCACCGTCATATAAAAAGCCAGCCTTCCGAAAAAAGGCATTTAGTGGAGCAAACAGAAAAAAATATGATTCTGTGACATTTGGAGATGTGATGCGTTCTCTTTTAGTTAGTGTTAAAAGAACAAGGATATTCAGATTATACCAGTCATATGTGCGATTACTGGGTATAATTCTTTTAATTGCACTTGTCTATGCAGGTATAAACGATTTAAAAGAACGCCATATATTTGACAGGTCATCATCTCCAACTACAGAAAATCACTCTTCGTCCCAGGCATCAACAAAGAATTCAGCTACTACCCCTTCAGCAAAAAATCTGGTCTTGTCTTTTGTTGTTGGGAAACATCCCGGTAGCAAGGGTACATACATTGAAATCCGTGATGGTAGTAAAACCATAGCCAGCAGCATTTATAAAGAAGGTACAAAAATGGAGTTTTTCAAAAATAAACAAGTAATAATATCAAAGGCAGGCTCTAAGTCAAAAGCCGTTCAGCTAACACACGATATTATTAATCTGGAAGTAGCAAATAATTATACAAAAGTAATTCAAGGTAAGAAATCCTATTCTGGCTTACGGAAATTCAGGTACGATTTTAAGAATGGCAAAATATTAAAAAGAAGTAAGTAA
- a CDS encoding DUF5677 domain-containing protein has translation MEVDTYNILYNLSGRANSLMRECFNVCSPLYKKDSDIPYNVQFVFIQLFSSSYLSSESALILIANYRLWDTEIIYRSILEGTIKLFYLSYGSKKEIQEKCDEFWFIIPETKLITRHYKAQEMISKLDDNSSKYVPVKELLLSDEELQKLRDKYPKKYISHLNQKWSFSEMIKVLANSDIQEFDKLASMYYGYSLGSHFTHQDGDGIGMIWDRQNRDTKRRLSIELAHGSRFVSDILSLTTLRTTLYLKFYGVDPKPMTTLYKHLDILFKETENYYKEWFEIEYENK, from the coding sequence ATGGAAGTTGATACATATAATATATTATACAATCTTTCAGGTAGAGCTAACTCGTTAATGCGAGAATGCTTTAATGTATGTTCTCCATTATACAAAAAAGATTCAGACATTCCATATAATGTCCAGTTTGTCTTCATTCAATTATTTTCAAGTAGTTACCTATCTAGCGAAAGTGCCTTGATACTGATTGCAAATTACAGGCTATGGGATACAGAAATCATATATAGATCCATACTTGAGGGTACTATTAAACTTTTTTATCTAAGTTATGGATCTAAAAAAGAAATACAAGAAAAATGTGATGAATTTTGGTTTATTATTCCTGAAACTAAACTGATTACTAGACATTATAAGGCACAAGAAATGATATCAAAACTTGATGACAATTCATCAAAATACGTACCTGTAAAAGAATTGCTTTTAAGCGATGAAGAATTACAGAAATTAAGAGACAAATACCCCAAAAAATATATATCTCACTTAAATCAAAAGTGGTCTTTCAGCGAAATGATTAAAGTATTAGCTAACAGTGACATCCAAGAGTTTGATAAATTAGCATCCATGTATTACGGCTATAGCTTAGGGAGTCATTTTACACATCAAGACGGTGATGGAATTGGAATGATATGGGATAGGCAAAATAGAGATACAAAACGTAGATTATCAATTGAATTAGCACATGGATCAAGGTTTGTCTCTGATATTCTTTCATTGACAACGTTAAGAACAACATTATACCTAAAATTTTATGGCGTTGATCCGAAACCTATGACCACCTTGTATAAGCACTTAGATATTTTGTTCAAAGAGACTGAAAACTATTACAAGGAATGGTTTGAAATTGAATATGAAAATAAATAA
- a CDS encoding nucleoid-associated protein, with protein MSTIVLFKDAYLIDYTSHSILRKPITDEFNDYVTELVNEISKNVNLQYFQIRDMSTQVISRVLDSIDRVIANNGLEMILENIKTIANRLLEKEIHKQEQISQMGRNIKKGSLLQAIIKRDDEETGEYEYLYMLTKVEHNAYIDEESFNLKRGFQVEKVSLWKSCLIHVVQDTSKNLQIGDIKVFLDNPATYWHNDFLEVDPIRKDEFNTKTLFRSVEHVLRKKIFSQSNHDYFMLRNNLIGYMRRTPYIDYGILVDTVFKSYPCEEITEDVKNTLITTLEKLPDSNKFDRQFNCVNTAIGAKIIKKSFNLTDDIELIIKNALNNAENIITAGDESGRRYVKIYTNDDETYRTFKSRH; from the coding sequence AATTAGTTAATGAGATCAGTAAAAATGTTAATTTGCAATATTTTCAAATTAGGGATATGTCCACTCAAGTAATAAGTCGGGTACTTGATTCCATAGATAGAGTAATTGCAAATAATGGATTGGAAATGATTTTAGAAAACATAAAAACAATTGCAAATCGACTACTTGAAAAAGAAATTCATAAGCAGGAACAAATTTCACAGATGGGAAGGAACATAAAGAAGGGAAGTTTACTTCAAGCAATAATCAAAAGGGATGATGAAGAAACTGGGGAGTATGAATACTTATACATGTTAACAAAGGTTGAGCATAATGCTTATATTGATGAAGAGAGCTTCAATCTAAAAAGAGGATTCCAGGTTGAAAAAGTAAGCCTTTGGAAATCATGTTTGATTCATGTTGTTCAAGATACAAGCAAAAATCTTCAGATAGGAGATATTAAGGTATTCTTAGATAATCCAGCTACATACTGGCATAATGATTTTTTGGAAGTTGATCCTATAAGGAAAGATGAATTTAATACTAAAACACTTTTTAGATCTGTAGAACATGTACTTCGCAAAAAAATATTTAGCCAAAGCAATCATGATTATTTTATGTTGAGAAATAATTTAATAGGATATATGAGAAGAACCCCCTATATAGATTATGGGATTTTGGTAGACACAGTATTTAAAAGCTATCCTTGTGAGGAGATAACGGAAGATGTAAAAAATACATTAATTACAACATTAGAAAAATTACCAGATAGTAATAAGTTTGATAGACAATTTAATTGTGTTAATACTGCTATAGGAGCAAAAATCATAAAGAAATCATTTAATTTAACAGATGACATAGAATTAATAATAAAGAATGCATTAAACAATGCAGAAAATATTATTACGGCTGGTGATGAAAGTGGTAGAAGGTATGTTAAGATATACACGAATGATGACGAGACCTATAGAACTTTTAAGTCAAGGCATTAG